In Paenibacillus phoenicis, one genomic interval encodes:
- a CDS encoding CD3324 family protein, whose protein sequence is MIVNYKNGKDVLPPRLLKELQTYIQGELLYIPKPERSRALWGELSGSRLTIAKRNEEIFRLYRAGSKVRDLAERFHLSDESIRKILTKMRSLRQPATVSE, encoded by the coding sequence ATGATCGTGAATTACAAAAATGGAAAGGATGTTCTTCCCCCTAGGCTGCTGAAGGAGCTCCAAACTTATATTCAGGGCGAGCTGCTATACATTCCCAAGCCGGAACGGTCAAGGGCGTTATGGGGAGAACTGAGCGGTTCCCGCCTCACCATCGCCAAGCGAAACGAAGAGATTTTTCGCTTGTACCGCGCCGGGAGCAAGGTACGGGATTTAGCCGAAAGATTTCACCTCTCCGATGAAAGCATCCGCAAAATCTTAACCAAAATGCGCAGCCTAAGACAACCCGCAACCGTGTCCGAGTAA
- the hisS gene encoding histidine--tRNA ligase, whose protein sequence is MAFQKPTGTQDILPGTVEKWQFIEEKARDLCRRFNYREIRTPIFEQTSLFERGVGETTDIVEKEMYTFLDKGDRSMTLRPEGTAGVVRSYVENKLYGEPDVSKLYYIGPMFRYERPQAGRQRQFHQFGVEAFGATDPAIDAEVVALGYQFCRELGLQGVKVEINSVGNPSSRAAYREKLLEFLLPMKDSLCKDCQARIERNPLRVLDCKTDQDKFDGAPSILDSLDEECTTHFAKVQELLSAMEIDYEINPRLVRGLDYYTHTAFEYKAQGIGAIDTIGGGGRYNGLVAEVGGPDQPGIGFGMGLERIALILEKQEIELGAVKPLDVYLIALGEAAEKEITTQLFKLRQAGFSAERDYLGRKMKAQMKSADRMQARYTAILGDDELQRGEIALKSMDSGEQRTVKLSELLNELQ, encoded by the coding sequence ATGGCTTTTCAGAAACCGACGGGCACGCAGGATATCTTGCCAGGAACCGTCGAGAAATGGCAGTTTATTGAGGAGAAGGCCAGGGACTTGTGCCGGCGTTTTAATTACCGGGAAATTCGGACCCCGATCTTTGAACAGACCTCGCTGTTTGAACGCGGCGTAGGGGAGACGACGGATATCGTCGAGAAGGAAATGTACACGTTTCTGGATAAAGGGGATCGCAGCATGACGCTGCGTCCAGAAGGGACGGCCGGCGTTGTCCGCTCCTATGTGGAGAACAAGTTGTACGGCGAACCGGACGTCAGCAAGCTGTATTATATCGGGCCGATGTTCCGTTACGAGCGCCCGCAGGCAGGGCGTCAACGCCAATTCCACCAGTTTGGAGTGGAGGCGTTTGGTGCGACGGATCCGGCGATCGACGCCGAGGTTGTGGCGCTGGGTTATCAGTTTTGCCGTGAGCTGGGTCTTCAAGGGGTGAAGGTGGAGATCAACTCCGTTGGCAATCCATCCAGTCGGGCGGCTTACCGCGAGAAGCTGCTGGAGTTCCTGCTGCCGATGAAGGACAGCTTGTGCAAAGACTGCCAAGCTCGGATTGAACGCAATCCGCTGCGTGTGCTGGACTGTAAGACGGACCAGGATAAATTCGACGGGGCGCCGTCGATTCTGGATAGTTTGGATGAGGAGTGCACCACGCATTTTGCGAAGGTTCAGGAGCTGCTGAGCGCGATGGAGATCGACTATGAAATCAATCCACGCCTTGTTCGCGGGTTGGACTACTACACGCACACCGCTTTTGAATACAAAGCCCAAGGCATCGGCGCCATCGATACGATTGGCGGCGGCGGCCGTTATAACGGGCTGGTGGCGGAAGTGGGCGGTCCCGATCAACCGGGCATCGGGTTCGGGATGGGACTCGAACGGATCGCGCTGATTTTGGAAAAGCAAGAGATCGAGCTCGGCGCCGTCAAGCCGCTGGATGTGTATCTGATTGCCTTAGGCGAAGCTGCGGAGAAGGAGATTACGACCCAGCTGTTTAAGCTGCGGCAAGCGGGATTCTCTGCGGAACGCGATTATCTGGGCCGGAAGATGAAGGCGCAAATGAAATCCGCTGACCGGATGCAGGCGCGCTATACCGCAATTCTCGGCGACGATGAGCTGCAGCGCGGGGAAATCGCGTTGAAGTCGATGGACAGCGGCGAGCAGCGCACCGTGAAGTTAAGCGAATTGCTGAATGAGTTGCAGTAA
- the aspS gene encoding aspartate--tRNA ligase, translating to MKRTHHCGALSTANIGETVTLNGWVQTRRDLGGVLFIDLRDRSGIVQIVFNPAYSGEALKIADRVRSEYVLAVTGKVVARDPETVNPNLPTGDIEVQITEIEVLNAAKTPPFFIEDGIEVDESLRLKYRYLDLRRPEMQQTLWLRSKAAKVFRDFLDGEGFIEVETPILTKSSPEGARDYLVPSRVHPGEFFALPQSPQLYKQLLMVSGIERYYQIARCFRDEDLRADRQPEFTQVDIETSFLSRDELLEMMEKLIVRLFKETKGIDIPTPFQRISYADAMDKYGSDKPDLRFGLELVNVSDLVANSGVKVFSSVIEKGGEVKVLNAKGCGTWSRKEIDDLGPYAARYGAKGLAWIQVKEGEFRGPIVKFFTEQEIEAIKERTGAEEGDLLLFSADNKKVVADVLGALRLKIGRDLGLIDDSVYKFAWVVDFPLLGWDEEQKRYVAEHHPFTRPRDEDLPLFDTDPGKILAQAYDLVLNGYEVGGGSMRIYKRDVQEKMFKAIGLSPEEAQDKFGYLMDAFEYGTPPHGGIAFGFDRLVMLLAGRSNLRETIAFPKTASATDLLMNSPSEVDGSQLDQLHIKLAPKLAEVKK from the coding sequence ATGAAACGAACGCATCATTGCGGCGCGCTGAGCACCGCGAACATCGGGGAAACCGTTACATTAAACGGCTGGGTGCAAACCCGCCGGGACTTGGGGGGTGTCCTGTTCATCGATCTGCGCGACCGCAGCGGCATTGTGCAAATCGTCTTTAACCCGGCTTATTCCGGCGAAGCGCTAAAAATTGCCGACCGCGTGCGCAGCGAATACGTGCTGGCCGTTACCGGGAAAGTGGTAGCCCGTGATCCTGAAACGGTCAACCCGAACCTGCCAACCGGCGATATCGAAGTGCAAATTACCGAAATCGAAGTGTTGAACGCAGCTAAAACGCCGCCGTTTTTCATTGAAGACGGCATCGAAGTGGATGAATCGCTGCGTCTGAAATATCGTTACCTCGACCTGCGCCGTCCGGAAATGCAGCAAACGTTGTGGCTGCGCTCCAAGGCGGCGAAGGTATTCCGCGATTTCCTTGACGGAGAAGGCTTCATTGAGGTGGAAACTCCGATCTTGACCAAGAGCTCGCCGGAAGGGGCACGCGATTACCTTGTGCCAAGCCGCGTGCATCCGGGAGAATTTTTTGCCCTGCCGCAATCGCCTCAGCTGTACAAGCAGTTGCTGATGGTCAGCGGCATCGAGCGTTACTACCAAATCGCCCGCTGCTTCCGCGATGAGGACCTGCGTGCCGATCGTCAGCCGGAGTTTACCCAGGTCGACATCGAGACTTCGTTCCTATCGCGCGACGAGCTGCTCGAGATGATGGAGAAGTTGATCGTACGCCTGTTTAAAGAAACGAAAGGCATTGATATTCCTACGCCATTCCAACGCATTAGCTATGCTGACGCGATGGATAAGTACGGGTCGGACAAACCGGACCTCCGTTTCGGTTTAGAGCTGGTGAACGTCAGCGATCTTGTGGCGAATAGCGGCGTTAAAGTATTTTCTTCGGTCATCGAAAAGGGCGGGGAAGTCAAAGTGCTGAACGCTAAAGGATGCGGGACTTGGAGCCGTAAGGAGATCGACGATCTTGGACCGTATGCAGCCCGTTATGGCGCGAAAGGTCTGGCCTGGATTCAAGTGAAGGAAGGCGAGTTCCGCGGTCCAATCGTGAAGTTCTTTACGGAGCAGGAGATCGAAGCGATTAAGGAACGCACCGGCGCCGAAGAAGGTGACCTGCTGCTGTTCTCCGCCGATAACAAGAAGGTTGTTGCTGACGTCCTCGGCGCATTGCGTCTGAAAATCGGCCGCGATCTTGGTCTGATCGACGACAGTGTGTATAAATTTGCTTGGGTCGTGGACTTCCCGCTGCTTGGCTGGGATGAAGAGCAAAAACGCTACGTCGCCGAGCACCATCCGTTCACCCGTCCGCGCGACGAGGATCTGCCGCTGTTCGACACCGATCCGGGGAAAATCCTCGCGCAAGCCTACGATCTTGTGCTGAACGGCTATGAAGTTGGCGGCGGTTCGATGCGGATTTACAAACGCGACGTGCAAGAGAAGATGTTCAAAGCGATCGGCTTGTCGCCGGAAGAGGCTCAAGATAAATTCGGCTACCTGATGGATGCTTTCGAATACGGTACGCCGCCGCACGGCGGGATCGCCTTCGGTTTCGACCGTCTGGTGATGCTGCTGGCCGGCCGTTCCAACTTGCGTGAGACGATTGCCTTCCCGAAAACGGCGAGCGCAACCGATTTGCTGATGAACTCGCCTTCCGAAGTCGACGGATCGCAGCTGGATCAGCTGCACATCAAGCTGGCTCCCAAGCTGGCGGAAGTAAAGAAATAA
- a CDS encoding HNH endonuclease codes for MTPLTQQQQPEHVSTSAKAIKICAYCGEAKPLGEFLRRTGKRSGKGSRRGACRSCRALRKRQQAAQAQAALPQAAAPEPAGAALAAPAKAPAPAAPSGDGRASEAAAGPSAPPGAEAGAAGTAKAARKRKRKRRSKQSAAQIAAFQDGASAVNTAAPAAAAGRHGGEAAPPKRRIKRALPAPPPKVEGPDVRTLRPNRNGMIRLRGRTDKGRRWQQEIDYDLAVTLVREHMAVVVNPFTIRRLYTNKAFRHYILTRDDYTCFFCGEYGDTIDHLLPRAKGGHTTPVNCVCACNLCNQSKADRWLDEFMQDDV; via the coding sequence GTGACCCCCTTGACTCAGCAGCAGCAACCTGAGCACGTCTCCACTTCCGCGAAAGCGATAAAAATATGCGCCTATTGCGGCGAAGCCAAACCGCTGGGCGAATTCCTGCGCCGCACCGGCAAGCGCTCCGGCAAAGGCTCGCGCCGGGGCGCTTGCCGCAGCTGCCGGGCGCTGCGCAAGCGGCAGCAGGCTGCCCAGGCTCAGGCCGCGTTGCCGCAGGCCGCGGCCCCTGAGCCCGCTGGCGCAGCGCTGGCAGCGCCAGCGAAAGCGCCCGCGCCGGCGGCGCCAAGCGGCGACGGCCGCGCGAGCGAAGCCGCGGCCGGGCCAAGCGCGCCGCCGGGCGCGGAGGCCGGCGCCGCAGGCACGGCCAAGGCGGCGCGCAAACGCAAGCGCAAGCGCCGCAGCAAACAGTCCGCGGCACAGATCGCGGCCTTTCAGGACGGCGCAAGCGCCGTTAATACGGCGGCGCCGGCTGCCGCCGCGGGGCGGCACGGCGGTGAAGCCGCGCCGCCCAAGCGGCGGATCAAGCGGGCGCTGCCCGCCCCGCCGCCGAAGGTCGAGGGTCCCGACGTCCGGACCCTGCGACCGAACCGCAACGGCATGATCCGCCTGCGCGGGCGTACCGACAAAGGTCGGCGCTGGCAACAGGAGATCGACTATGATCTGGCGGTCACACTCGTGCGCGAGCATATGGCCGTCGTCGTGAACCCCTTCACCATCCGGCGTTTGTACACGAACAAAGCGTTCCGCCATTATATTTTGACGCGGGATGATTACACCTGCTTCTTCTGCGGGGAGTACGGCGATACGATCGACCACCTGCTGCCAAGAGCCAAGGGCGGTCACACGACCCCGGTAAACTGCGTCTGCGCCTGCAATCTCTGCAACCAGAGCAAAGCCGATCGGTGGCTGGACGAGTTCATGCAGGACGACGTATGA
- a CDS encoding tRNA threonylcarbamoyladenosine dehydratase: MLHQFSRTELAIGAEGLDILKKSTVAVLGVGGVGAMAVEGLARTGIGRIIMIDKDVVDITNINRQIHALTTTIGQKKADLMRERIKLINPECEAIALNMFYTEETYEELFKYDIDYVLDASDTITYKIHLIKQCLQRGIPILSSMGAANKMDPTKFQVADISKTHMDPMARVIRTKLREDGIKKGVKVVFSTEPPVRPRKDVTEKIAPAGAKIRKAKQPPASNSFVPPVVGLIMVSVAVRELLERGGVSVSV; this comes from the coding sequence ATGCTTCATCAATTTTCGCGGACAGAACTCGCCATCGGGGCAGAGGGTCTGGATATTCTCAAGAAAAGCACGGTTGCCGTGCTTGGCGTCGGCGGCGTAGGAGCGATGGCCGTCGAAGGGCTGGCCAGAACCGGAATCGGCCGGATTATCATGATCGACAAGGATGTTGTCGATATCACCAACATTAACCGGCAAATTCATGCGCTGACGACGACGATCGGACAGAAGAAAGCCGATCTGATGCGCGAACGGATCAAGCTCATTAACCCGGAGTGCGAAGCGATTGCGCTGAATATGTTCTACACGGAAGAAACTTACGAAGAGCTGTTTAAGTACGATATCGATTATGTACTGGACGCTTCGGATACGATTACGTACAAAATTCACCTGATCAAGCAATGCTTGCAGCGGGGCATCCCGATCTTGTCGAGCATGGGGGCTGCCAACAAAATGGACCCGACGAAATTCCAGGTTGCGGATATTTCGAAAACCCATATGGACCCCATGGCTCGTGTGATTCGCACGAAGCTGCGAGAGGACGGGATCAAGAAGGGCGTTAAGGTCGTTTTCTCGACTGAACCGCCGGTACGACCGCGCAAGGACGTCACGGAGAAAATCGCGCCAGCCGGCGCAAAAATCCGCAAGGCGAAGCAGCCGCCGGCCAGCAACTCGTTTGTGCCGCCGGTGGTCGGCTTGATCATGGTCAGCGTAGCGGTGCGTGAGCTGCTGGAGCGCGGAGGCGTAAGCGTAAGCGTATGA
- the dtd gene encoding D-aminoacyl-tRNA deacylase, with protein MRVVVQRCREARVVVAGETVGAIGPGLMLLVGVTHEDTEQDAAYLAEKISGLRIFEDEAGKMNLAVTEIGGAILSVSQFTLYGDCRKGKRPNFMAAARPETAEPLYERFNELLRAKGLTVETGMFGADMDVQLTNWGPVTLIVDSPGSEG; from the coding sequence ATGAGAGTGGTTGTGCAGCGTTGCCGTGAGGCGCGCGTGGTCGTAGCGGGAGAGACGGTAGGGGCGATCGGACCGGGGCTCATGCTGTTGGTTGGCGTGACGCATGAGGATACCGAGCAGGATGCCGCCTATTTGGCGGAGAAGATCTCCGGCTTACGCATATTTGAAGACGAAGCAGGCAAGATGAACCTGGCGGTTACGGAGATCGGCGGGGCGATTTTGTCGGTCTCCCAGTTTACCTTGTACGGTGATTGCCGCAAGGGCAAACGGCCCAACTTCATGGCGGCGGCCCGGCCGGAAACGGCGGAGCCGCTGTACGAGCGGTTTAACGAGCTGCTTCGGGCGAAAGGGTTGACGGTCGAAACCGGTATGTTTGGCGCCGATATGGACGTTCAGCTGACGAATTGGGGTCCGGTGACCCTGATCGTGGACAGCCCTGGCAGCGAGGGATAA
- a CDS encoding replication-associated recombination protein A, with product MDLFSFNQEQSPAGRLLADRMRPTSLDEYIGQEHIVGPGKLLRRAIEADQVSSILLYGPPGCGKTTLAHIISHHTKAEFVRLNAVDASVKDVREVIEKAQNDKAFYGTKTILFLDEVHRFNSSRQDALLPAVEKGTIIFIGATTENPFHYVNGALMSRSTLFQLEPLTKEHSLIAMRRALADQEKGLGFMPLQVDEEALLHIAAMANGDIRRALNALELAAMTTPPQPDGTVHITLEVAEESIRRPLVKADESTQYDVLSAFHKSIRGSSDAAVFWFLYAVEKLGMDPMTFIRRLIAASSEDIGLANPQAMVQAVSALEAYRNNGWPEARLNIVQAILFAVESPKSNAVVEAIGNAMAAIEEVKSAEVPLHLRDTHYKGAAKLGHEGYKYPHDYPGHYVQQEYLPKRLSGRTFYHATEQGNEAKIKHNQELRRRSGR from the coding sequence GTGGATTTGTTTTCTTTCAATCAAGAGCAAAGCCCGGCGGGGCGGTTGCTGGCCGACCGGATGCGGCCGACCTCGCTGGATGAATATATCGGACAAGAGCATATCGTCGGCCCGGGCAAGCTGTTACGGCGGGCGATTGAAGCGGACCAGGTCTCCTCGATTTTACTGTACGGCCCTCCCGGCTGCGGCAAAACGACACTCGCCCACATTATCTCCCATCATACGAAGGCGGAGTTCGTCCGGCTAAACGCGGTGGATGCGTCGGTGAAGGATGTGCGCGAGGTAATTGAAAAAGCGCAGAACGACAAAGCTTTTTACGGCACGAAAACGATTCTGTTCCTGGACGAGGTCCATCGATTTAACAGCTCCAGACAAGATGCTTTACTGCCGGCGGTGGAAAAAGGTACGATCATCTTCATCGGTGCGACGACGGAAAATCCGTTCCACTACGTTAACGGCGCTCTTATGAGCCGTTCCACGCTGTTCCAGCTGGAGCCGCTGACGAAGGAGCACTCGCTGATCGCGATGCGGCGGGCTTTGGCCGACCAAGAGAAGGGGCTTGGCTTTATGCCGCTACAGGTTGACGAAGAGGCGCTGCTGCACATCGCTGCGATGGCGAACGGCGACATTCGGCGCGCGCTGAATGCCCTGGAGCTGGCGGCGATGACTACGCCCCCGCAACCGGACGGGACGGTGCACATCACGCTCGAAGTGGCGGAGGAATCGATCCGCCGGCCGCTCGTCAAAGCGGACGAGTCCACGCAATACGACGTGCTGTCGGCGTTTCATAAATCGATTCGCGGCTCCAGCGATGCGGCGGTGTTTTGGTTCCTGTACGCCGTAGAGAAGCTGGGGATGGATCCGATGACGTTTATCCGCCGACTGATCGCCGCCAGCAGCGAGGATATTGGCCTGGCCAACCCGCAGGCGATGGTGCAGGCGGTCAGCGCCTTAGAGGCTTACCGTAACAATGGCTGGCCAGAAGCGCGGCTGAACATTGTCCAGGCGATCCTGTTTGCGGTCGAAAGTCCAAAATCCAACGCGGTCGTAGAAGCGATCGGGAACGCCATGGCAGCGATTGAAGAGGTTAAATCCGCCGAAGTGCCGCTTCATTTGCGCGACACTCATTACAAGGGAGCGGCAAAGCTCGGGCACGAAGGCTACAAGTATCCGCATGATTACCCTGGGCATTACGTACAACAGGAGTATCTGCCGAAGCGATTGTCCGGCCGGACGTTCTACCATGCCACGGAACAGGGGAACGAAGCGAAGATCAAGCATAACCAGGAACTGCGGCGCAGAAGCGGCAGGTAG
- the mnmA gene encoding tRNA 2-thiouridine(34) synthase MnmA, with the protein MAKPNSETRVVVGMSGGVDSSVTALLLKQQGYDVIGIFMKNWDDTDEFGYCTAEADAEDVRRVCEQIDIPYYTVNFEKQYYDKVFAYFLEEYKRGRTPNPDVMCNREIKFGEFLNKALDLGADYVATGHYARVVEENKTYKLLRGVDSNKDQTYFLNALNQEQLSKAMFPIGHLPKPEVRRIAEEAGLYTAKKKDSTGVCFIGERNFKEFLSNYLPAQSGDMIDIVTGEVKGRHDGLMYYTLGQRQGLGIGGSGTGEPWFVADKDLERNILYVVQGDKHPSLYSTSLIASGVNWIAGADKMPEGPYKCTAKFRYRQPDQGVTLTKQPDGTVHVAFDEPQKAITPGQAVVFYQGEECLGGGTIEAPVKLRTEIPAVQA; encoded by the coding sequence ATGGCTAAGCCTAACAGCGAAACCCGCGTCGTCGTCGGCATGTCTGGCGGCGTCGATTCCTCGGTGACGGCACTCCTGCTGAAGCAGCAGGGCTACGACGTCATCGGTATATTTATGAAGAACTGGGACGATACCGACGAGTTCGGTTACTGCACAGCCGAAGCGGACGCTGAAGACGTTCGCCGCGTCTGCGAGCAGATCGATATCCCTTACTATACCGTGAACTTCGAGAAGCAATATTACGATAAAGTATTTGCCTATTTCCTCGAAGAATATAAGCGGGGCCGGACGCCTAACCCGGACGTCATGTGTAACCGGGAAATCAAGTTTGGCGAATTCTTGAACAAAGCGCTGGACCTCGGCGCGGATTACGTGGCGACCGGGCACTATGCACGGGTCGTGGAAGAGAACAAGACGTACAAGCTGCTGCGCGGCGTTGACAGCAATAAGGATCAAACGTATTTCCTCAATGCCCTGAATCAGGAGCAGTTGTCCAAAGCGATGTTCCCGATCGGCCACCTGCCGAAGCCGGAGGTAAGACGGATCGCCGAAGAAGCTGGCCTCTATACAGCGAAGAAGAAGGACAGCACCGGCGTCTGCTTTATCGGCGAACGGAATTTCAAGGAGTTTCTGAGCAATTACTTGCCGGCCCAATCCGGCGATATGATCGACATTGTCACCGGCGAGGTCAAGGGCCGCCACGACGGCCTGATGTATTATACGCTGGGACAACGCCAAGGGTTGGGCATCGGCGGCTCCGGCACCGGTGAACCTTGGTTCGTGGCCGACAAGGATCTGGAGCGCAACATTTTGTATGTTGTGCAAGGCGACAAGCACCCGAGCCTGTACTCGACATCGCTGATCGCTTCCGGCGTCAACTGGATCGCCGGCGCTGACAAGATGCCGGAGGGGCCGTACAAATGCACCGCGAAATTCCGGTACCGTCAGCCCGATCAAGGCGTGACGCTGACGAAGCAGCCGGACGGCACTGTGCATGTCGCATTTGATGAGCCGCAAAAAGCGATCACCCCAGGCCAAGCCGTCGTGTTCTACCAAGGCGAAGAATGCCTCGGTGGCGGCACGATCGAAGCCCCGGTGAAGCTGCGGACTGAGATTCCGGCAGTACAAGCTTAA
- a CDS encoding HelD family protein: protein MNDFQSAYQEEKARLDRTLEEIDRQLQRLRSIPVYTGHDFTEQLLEENRETQRKQLEQSIQEPYFGRLDFEERRGRRKPLYIGKVGVGDPDGKDPIVIDWRAPVASLFYSFTGGDDASYEAPEGLIEGLVYLKRNIVIRKGILDRVVDTYNCDSDGPAVSDEFLVYRLGENKDNRLRDIVSTIQAEQDRIIRAAKNTALIIQGVAGSGKTTVALHRLAFLLYQYKEQIKAERLVIFAPNHMFIDYISEVLPELGVGDIQQSTFSDWAAKVLGLDEVPSDGSEALSRWFDGGATGAETWQDTELPGRFKGSMAFKEIIDASVSTLESACVPEGDFEPWEGARLPRKEILAWFEGEYRHFPVARRKERVLARIHRWIEMELKKAPSAAALKDLKKKAQQREKSYAKKWPELTPLSLYRELFGIRRSGGTEGMADVSDRIPPGIWKETQARLKKNVVKEEDLAALLYLYTLIHEIDGNLTFDHVVIDEAQDFTPFQVYVLDRFVKGHSFTILGDLSQGIHYYKGVRSWEEMQVLFRPEETAYFALTRSYRSTMEIIQFANDILERGVDTELLAVPVFRSGEPVRLLEADSEQWLPLIRKALDKVLGGSFRTVAVLTRTMREAEELHAALIQGGLEVNLITGELTQYAGGISVLPVYLSKGLEFDAVIVTDVDREHYGPKDAKLLYVGCTRALHELWLLHGKELPDYVPGEGSTDNAVRTSLEA from the coding sequence ATGAATGATTTTCAAAGTGCCTATCAAGAAGAGAAGGCGCGGCTGGACCGCACCTTGGAAGAGATCGATCGGCAGCTGCAACGGCTGCGTTCGATTCCGGTGTACACCGGACATGACTTTACCGAGCAGCTCCTCGAGGAGAATCGGGAAACCCAGCGGAAGCAGCTGGAGCAGTCGATTCAAGAGCCGTATTTTGGCCGGCTGGATTTTGAGGAGCGCAGGGGAAGAAGAAAGCCGCTTTATATTGGCAAGGTCGGGGTGGGCGATCCGGATGGCAAAGACCCAATTGTCATCGATTGGCGCGCGCCTGTGGCTAGTTTGTTCTACTCGTTTACCGGCGGGGACGATGCTTCGTATGAAGCGCCTGAAGGCTTGATCGAAGGCTTGGTGTACTTGAAGCGCAACATCGTGATCCGCAAAGGCATCCTGGACCGGGTCGTGGATACGTATAACTGCGACAGCGACGGTCCGGCCGTATCAGATGAGTTCCTCGTGTACCGGCTTGGTGAGAACAAGGACAACCGCCTGCGTGACATCGTCTCGACCATTCAGGCCGAGCAGGACCGAATTATCCGGGCGGCGAAAAATACGGCGCTGATTATCCAAGGCGTAGCCGGCAGCGGGAAAACGACCGTGGCGCTGCATCGGCTGGCTTTTTTGCTGTATCAATATAAGGAACAGATTAAGGCGGAACGTTTAGTTATTTTTGCACCCAACCATATGTTTATCGACTATATATCCGAAGTGCTGCCCGAGCTTGGGGTCGGGGATATCCAGCAAAGCACGTTCAGTGATTGGGCGGCTAAGGTGCTGGGACTGGACGAGGTCCCAAGCGATGGATCGGAGGCGTTGTCCCGCTGGTTTGACGGCGGAGCGACAGGGGCGGAAACGTGGCAGGATACAGAGCTGCCGGGACGCTTCAAGGGCTCGATGGCGTTTAAGGAGATCATCGATGCGTCGGTAAGTACGCTTGAGTCGGCCTGTGTTCCTGAGGGCGATTTCGAGCCTTGGGAAGGCGCTCGGCTGCCGCGTAAGGAGATCTTGGCCTGGTTCGAAGGCGAATACCGCCATTTTCCAGTGGCACGGCGCAAGGAACGGGTGCTGGCGCGGATCCATCGCTGGATCGAGATGGAACTGAAGAAGGCGCCGTCGGCGGCGGCCCTGAAGGACCTAAAGAAAAAAGCCCAGCAACGGGAAAAAAGCTATGCGAAAAAATGGCCGGAGCTGACGCCGCTCAGCCTCTACAGGGAGCTGTTTGGCATCCGGAGAAGCGGCGGCACGGAAGGAATGGCCGATGTCTCCGACCGGATACCGCCGGGCATCTGGAAGGAGACGCAGGCGCGTTTAAAGAAAAACGTCGTCAAGGAAGAGGATTTGGCCGCCCTTTTGTATTTATATACTTTGATCCACGAAATCGACGGCAATCTGACCTTCGACCACGTCGTGATCGACGAGGCTCAGGACTTTACGCCGTTTCAGGTATATGTGTTGGACCGTTTTGTCAAAGGGCACTCCTTTACGATTCTCGGAGATTTGTCCCAAGGGATCCATTACTACAAAGGGGTACGTAGTTGGGAAGAAATGCAAGTTTTGTTCCGGCCGGAGGAGACCGCTTATTTCGCATTAACGCGCAGCTACCGGTCAACGATGGAGATCATCCAATTCGCCAACGATATCCTGGAACGGGGTGTAGATACGGAATTGCTGGCGGTCCCGGTATTCCGCAGCGGGGAGCCAGTGCGGCTGTTAGAAGCGGATAGTGAGCAGTGGCTGCCGTTAATTCGGAAGGCGTTGGACAAGGTGCTGGGCGGCTCGTTCCGTACGGTAGCCGTATTAACCCGAACGATGCGGGAGGCAGAGGAGCTGCATGCCGCGTTAATCCAAGGTGGGCTGGAAGTCAACCTGATTACCGGGGAGCTGACGCAATACGCCGGTGGGATCTCGGTGCTGCCGGTGTACCTGTCAAAGGGCCTGGAGTTTGATGCGGTGATCGTGACTGATGTTGACCGGGAGCATTACGGCCCCAAGGACGCCAAGCTCCTGTACGTCGGCTGCACCCGCGCCCTGCACGAGCTATGGCTGCTGCACGGCAAGGAGCTGCCGGATTACGTCCCGGGCGAGGGTTCGACGGACAATGCCGTTAGGACGAGCTTAGAGGCGTAA
- the cymR gene encoding cysteine metabolism transcriptional regulator CymR, translating into MKISTKGRYGLTIMMELAAKYGEGPTSLKSIAEKNQLSEHYLEQLIAPLRNAGLVKSVRGAYGGYILSKEASEITAGDIIRVLEGPISPVDFTEEDDPAKRDLWLRIRDSIAEVLDSTTLENLVNYEEHGTKENYMFYI; encoded by the coding sequence TTGAAGATTTCGACAAAAGGACGCTACGGATTGACGATTATGATGGAGCTGGCCGCTAAATACGGCGAAGGGCCAACTTCCCTGAAAAGCATCGCCGAGAAAAACCAATTATCCGAGCATTACCTGGAGCAATTAATCGCGCCGCTGCGCAATGCCGGTCTGGTGAAGAGCGTGCGCGGTGCTTATGGCGGTTATATTCTTTCCAAAGAAGCTAGTGAAATTACGGCGGGAGACATCATTCGTGTGTTGGAAGGGCCGATTTCTCCGGTGGACTTTACCGAGGAGGACGATCCGGCCAAACGGGATTTGTGGCTGCGCATCCGCGACAGCATCGCTGAAGTGCTGGATTCGACGACGCTGGAGAATCTGGTGAACTACGAGGAACATGGAACCAAAGAAAATTACATGTTCTACATTTAG